One Oncorhynchus keta strain PuntledgeMale-10-30-2019 chromosome 34, Oket_V2, whole genome shotgun sequence genomic window, ttgagatgtgaggtatcacaatctctttcaataatggcaggagtggatgaggtctttattccagtgagattactaaggcaaacaccgccatgtttagttttgcccaaccttggtcgaggcacagacacggtctcaatagGGATAGAGCtaactacactgactgtgctagtgacagactccactaagctggcaggctggctaacagcctgctgcctggcttGCACCCTATCTaattgtggagctaggggagttagtTTCAGTAGTGTGATAAAGTATCAGTAGTGTCAAATTAATTTCAGTGTCATTTTGTGTAGTTGTAAAGCAAATGTGCATGTAGTCATAAATCAACATAATTCACCACTACTGTACATGCAGATATCTAACTGCAATTCATCTGAAAACAATACTACTGTAAAAGCCATCATACCTTATTGGGTTATTAGCACAGTTTCCCATAACGTGTTTTAGTTATTTTAACCAGATCTGTTAGTTAGCCTTGCAGAGTTTGACAACAGCTCACAGCACACTGGGCTTCAGTTAACTTCCTCTTTACACTTCGAAAATGTGTTAAAGTGCCctcactttttttttaaagagcctTGCTATATTTGTTTGTTGGGGTTTTACTTCTCCTAaatacagatgtaagatcttaattttaGGCAGTTTCCTACAGCAAGATaacaatcctgcagcaacaggaaatgtaagTTATTATGTGAATTAtgattcatggacatttttgtaggggttgatacattttccataagggaaaatcaagtctgaaatttaaaagtggaaattacaaacttcagaagcctttctGAACCTTAAATAAACTGCAATTGCAGGAAAGTTCAcctgcaacagggtgatgatcaaattaagatcttacatcaGTACTTACATTTAAACTCTACCCCATGTTCCCTTTAATATATGTGTTGCTGCTGAAAAGTGGTGTTAGTTTCAGGTCTCAATAGTAGGCCTAGTGCTGCAGCAGGGACAGTAAAGTGAGCAAATTCTTTATAATATAATAGTTTCTGGATATGCCCTCCTTTTAGCTGAATTTCTGGTGGCCTAAGCCACAACCTGGTGGCTACTCCTGCAAATGCCTTCCAAAGTCCCTCATCAGTATGTACCAAACTACTGACACTCACGCAGTTGGAACCTTcacttaaaaaacaaacaaaaaaataaaatatttaaccTATATTTAACGATGTAAGCCAGTTAATAATACATTCTTATTTACTGTGacggcctacccaggccaaacccagatgacgctgggccaattttccgccgccttatgggactcccaatcacggtcggatgtgatacagcctggattcaaaccagggactgtagtgatgcctcctgcactgggatgcagtgccttagaccgctgcgtcactcggggGCCCTAAACTAAAAGCCTTGTAGAGTTATTCCAGTCAAACTGAATGGAATTGAAATTAAATTGAGGTTCAACCTAAGTGGGTAAACAACATACtcaactaatatatatatatatacaatgcatTTTCGCACAACCATTTTGATGGTACAGATATAATCATAATGCTGTGAAAAAGTGTTTGCCCCCTTTCTAATGTtctctacttttgcatatttctgatactgaatgttatcagatctttaACCAAAACTTAATATTAAATAAAAAGGAACCTGaatgaacaaataacacaacaagtACATGATTATTTCATTTATCTAATATACAAAGTTGTGCAacaacactcaataactggttgtgccacctttcaCTACAATGACTCCAgttgctgtggaggaattttggcccactcttgcatgcagaactgctttaaatCAGCGACAtgtgtgggttttcaagcatgaactgctcctttcaagtcctgccacatcatctcaattgggattaggtctggacttggACAAGGTCAATCTAAAACTTCAAATGTTTTGCTTTTTAGCCATCGGGAGAGTTGTTGCTCAAAATGTGATAATGTCACTAGAATGATGTTGTAAACAAACAGCCAACTTtccgggacatagacatgtcttaaaTGTGCAGAAAGATTATTATTCTGAAAGAAAATTATTCTGAATCTAACTGCAGTGTCtattttacagtagctattacagtgaaaaaataccatgccatttttatattcaaatgtaggaactagGTTCTACTGTTTGACCCCGCTGCTGTCTCTGGCTTCACACCCACCATGCCAatctagatgtgtgaaggttagtgtattttctgtagggaagctaatgatccatcatgtatgacattccagGGAgtgtgtaaatgtaaatgtttattacCACAGCATTTTTGTATATGCTCTATAGCTATGTACTTGAagtgtatcaattgaccaattcggcacatttgggcaaactCGTGAAGTACAcctggcagacttgatacaacataTTGTGTAGTGATGTAATTGTTCAatggatcagtctgaaactttgcatgCACACTGCTTCCATCTAGTGGACAACATCTAAATTAAACCTGGAATTCTACAGTACACCGCTGTCTGGCCTTTATTTTGTATTTCAAAcgcatgtttgtttgttttttaaatcttttaccagatctaaagtgttatattctcctacattaatttcaaaaagtatcaagaatatgcatatacttgcatcaggtcctgagctacaggaaaTTGGAAAAAAGTGTACGATCCTTAAGAGGATTTATAACAACGGCCTGAATGTCAATGCAATATTTTTTGGTTACTTTATGCTGATCTACAACTGTGCCTAGTTGTGCTGACATTGACATAGTATTGTACAACAGTTTATTGTCCCGTTAACATTTGGTTGTGAAAAGGGGGAACTAAAGACAGATACTGACTCTCAGCTCTGGCCTCTACAGATATTTTTACATTTCTCGCaaccagtaataataataatcatatttATATATATCTGTGATCTGTAAATGTGCTCACAAGTATCAGAGAACAAGATCTCAACCGAACAGTGAGACCTATAGTGAGACAGGGAGCTGGTACACAGTAGAGAGTGGTAAGTTTATTCATAACATTATAAACAAGAGTAATTTATCAGCATTTTATGAAGTGATGAATTCTTTGTGCATTTGGTTAGCTGTTTACGGACAGAATTTGTATATTCTCTATTACAGCATAATTTTGTGTCTCATTATTATTGATTCCGTATGTCCTGTGATAACATGACAGCAAGCTGTAGTCTGTGCATAGGTACAGTATAATGCTATATGACTTGACAAAAGAGTCAAGTAACAtgttttggaatgagatgattATTTTTTTAAGCATTGACTgatcaaatgtaaatgtactactataaaacatttttatagagactagagagagagggacagagttcTCCATCTTAGTGACCCAAGACGTTACAGTGGAGGCTGGACGGTGTATTCCGATATCATGTAAATTCACATACCCAGGCAATATTACTAATTACGTACTAAGAATCTTGTTCAAAGGAGATCCACTTACACCTGTATTTGAAAAAGCTGCAGAGGTGTGCAGTGTTGATTGGCTGTTCCTGAGAGGTCCTGAAAGGTCTTGCAGCTTTTTGTAGAAGACCTGCAAGAAGGAGAAAGCGAGTATAGATTCAAGTTAACATGGGGAGATGATCAAATGTATGTTTTTCCTGAGAGGGTACGAGTCTCAGTGTCTGGTACATAAACTACGTCAACAAATATACTACTTTCTTGCTGTTAAATCACGCTGCAGATTATAATGAGTACTACAGTATTTTTAAATGAAAATGTCACGTTATGTGTTCTCACCTCAAGTGAGAATAAATGTGGCCTACACACTCTGAATTCTAATATTGTTGAATTGCAGCATATTATGTAACTATTTCAGAACAACCCAACCATAATAACCATGTTCTTCACATCACAGCATAATCTGCGTGAAAATGCAAGACAAATGAATGGTCAAAGTTATCAAACTTTGCCAAATTCTGTTTAGCTCTAACCCAGAAGAAGCCCACTGTGGAGACACCCCCtctcacagagggagagagggccacACTGACCTGCAAAGTATATTCACTCAAACGAAATGACCTCTGCCCGCAAAGACTGGAAGAAGATTTTGTTGGAATAGtctggagagggacagagaactTAGGCATGCATTGGGGGAGAATGGAGCCATCAACAGCAGAAAATGTATTCAGTGTGGCTGAGTTGTCTTTCGCTCTTAAATCCGAACATCACAAAATTAACCTCACATGTATGGGCTTCTACAAGAAGGCCAACATTACTGTGGAGAAAACAGTGATTTAACAGTAAAATAGTGCTTTCCCTCATTATcaaaatacagtacagtacttagTTATTCTTAAAGAGTCTCTGTTAGgtataaaaaaatttaaaaaagccatatctcatgATGTTGAATGTTAGGTAAGTCTCTGTTAGGTAAACAAGTATTTATTTGTCTTCCCTAGACCGTCCCAAGTTCCTGAATGGCTCGGTGTGTGTGGTCCAGGCAGAGgtcctgacctgtgtgtgtgtcagtctcagAATACAAGAACAGCAGCGTGGAGTGTGTCAGCAGAAATGTAATTGGCCAGATCGAGATGGAATTCCCCGTACTACACCAAGCTGAAGGGAGCCTGACACGTAAGTTCTTCAGTTGAACATTCTATGTATGTATAGGACTAGTGTTACATTTCACAATTTGAGTGAAGAAGAATCACCAATTCAAGTCTGCTCAAATTCAGCTCAAATCACAGACATCAAGAACAACATTGTCATAGAACAAAAGTTGTGTCAAGTGCAAAATTCACCATTAATCTCATTATAACCTGGCaatgtctcagctcctgcttttcctaAATGTAtctttttctcaccctcctggtattgacccttgcctgtcctgactgaGCCCGCCTGCCAAACCACTCTGCCTGCACCCCTATACCTTTGCCTCTAATCTggatttgcctgcccctgttgctgtaataaacattgttacttcaacacagtctgcatgtGGGTCTTATCTGAAGCATGacagtacgaactggccatgactgacccagcagacttggaccagctccgcaacgccatctcctcccaaggagccaccattggtaGGCACGAGGAGTTGCTTCGCGGTCTGATGGAAGTGTTCCAGGCCGTGGTCGAACGTCATGATCTAGCATTGGACGCATTGCAGGAGCAATTCCGTGGGTTGCCTACTAGGCAGCCTACCATGATGATAACCTCCCAGCCCCAGCTGGTAGCAGTGCCGTCACCCCGGTTCCCTGGGAACCCTGCTTACCTCCCCCGGAGCGCTACGATGGAGATTCCAGAAACTGCCAGGCCTTTCTCTTCCAGTTCTCCCTCGTTTTCGAGCTGCAGCCTTCTTCGTGCTCCTCGGACTGCACGAGGATAGTGTATATCATTATGCTGATTTCCAGGAGTGTACTCGCCTGGGCCACGGTGGTGTGGGAGCAACAATCTGTCGTCTGCCTCAGTCGGAAGGGATTCGTGGTAGAGGTGAAACACATTTTTGAGCCCCTCACCCAGACTGCTGTCCTGTACatttgcctctactctggattaccaactctgcctgacctgaccctgagcctgcctgcagtcctgtaccttcgtcccactactctggattaccaacccctgcctgacctgaccctgagcctgcctccagTCCTGTACCTTCGTCCcgctactctggattaccaacctctgcctgacctgactctGAGCCTATCTGCAGTCCTGTACCTTCGTCCcgctactctggattatcgacccctgcctgacctgaccctgagcctgtctgcagtcctgtacctttgttccgctactctggattaccaacctctgcctgacctgaccctgagcctgtctgcagTCCTGTACCTTCGTCCcgctactctggattatcgacccctgcctgacctgaccctgagcctgtctgcagTCCTGTACCTTCGTCCcgctactctggattaccaacctctgcctgacctgactctGAGCCTATCTGCAGTCCTGTACCTTCGTCCcgctactctggattatcgacccctgcctgacctgaccctgagcctgtctgcagtcctgtacctttgttccgctactctggattaccaacctctgcctgacctgaccctgagcctgcctccagTCCTGTACCTTCGTCCcgctactctggattaccaacctctgcctgacctgactctGAGCCTATCTGCAGTCCTGTACCTTCGTCCcgctactctggattatcgacccctgcctgacctgaccctgagcctgtctgcagtcctgtacctttgttccgctactctggattaccaacctctgcctgacctgaccctgagcctgtctgcagTCCTGTACCTTCGTCCCGCTACTCTGGATTATCAACCCCTGCCTGCcatgacctgtcgtttgcctgcccctgttgtaataaacattgttacttcaacacagtctgcatttgggtcttacctgaagcGTGACAATTATGAAGTTCAtcgtatttttttaaacttattttccACTTTGAAAATGTCACCTGAAGTGTGAAAAGACAATTGATCAAGAAAAAGTATATCAGTAAACACATTTCCATCCAACGTTTTTTGCTAGTAAAGCCATAACGTATAAAAAAAATCATGACATCTGTGATGAAAACAGGAAGTttcggtacaattttataaaaGGTAAAACTACAATCCCACAGTTTCACACATGGGGACGTATGGCATAtggggcagcagcgtagcctagtggttagagctttggactagtaaccgaaaggttgcaaaattgaatccccgagctgtcgttctgctcctgaacaaggcagttaacccactgttcctaggccatcattgaaagtaagaatttgttgacttgcctagttaaataaaggtcaaataaaattaaaattatTATCATTGTTATATTAATCTATTT contains:
- the LOC127915158 gene encoding uncharacterized protein LOC127915158 — protein: MLISRSVLAWATVVWEQQSVVCLSRKGFVVEVKHIFEPLTQTAVLYICLYSGLPTLPDLTLSLPAVLYLRPTTLDYQPLPDLTLSLPPVLYLRPATLDYQPLPDLTLSLSAVLYLRPATLDYRPLPDLTLSLSAVLYLCSATLDYQPLPDLTLSLSAVLYLRPATLDYRPLPDLTLSLSAVLYLRPATLDYQPLPDLTLSLSAVLYLRPATLDYRPLPDLTLSLSAVLYLCSATLDYQPLPDLTLSLPPVLYLRPATLDYQPLPDLTLSLSAVLYLRPATLDYRPLPDLTLSLSAVLYLCSATLDYQPLPDLTLSLSAVLYLRPATLDYQPLPAMTCRLPAPVVINIVTSTQSAFGSYLKRDNYEVHRIFLNLFSTLKMSPEV